A single Phragmites australis chromosome 4, lpPhrAust1.1, whole genome shotgun sequence DNA region contains:
- the LOC133916266 gene encoding uncharacterized protein LOC133916266 — protein sequence MDDDFDSTCSTPFASAPSSPGRPPAIGGYFFSAPASPIHHLLFSSSSSASTAPGAGRGCAGDAEFEFGGPGGPMISADELFLNGQIRPLTLSPLPDLDPGCDDNGGDRAPARGRDLTPRSGSVHRRSRSMSPLRSASPRLKLFNALVPAPDLGPASDKAGAQEAAPPVTASSRSSSSSSSSSSSSASSSGRGGSRRWLLIKDMLLHRSKSEPGSGAAHAHDGHAASAGAKPERAWPFSPSWASRDKVAAKLRPARPPPVTEAAGGSGEDARTRGRGKGRRRSTTVAAAHERLYAAPNRAQAEEMRRRTFLPYRQGLLGCLGFSSRGYGVLHGLTKTLNPVFPR from the coding sequence ATGGACGACGACTTCGACAGCACCTGCTCCACCCCTTTCGCCAGCGCGCCATCCAGCCCTGGCCGCCCCCCCGCCATCGGCGGCTACTTCTTCAGCGCGCCGGCCAGCCCCATCCACCACCTTCtcttctcgtcctcctcctcagcctcgaccgcACCCGGCGCTGGCCGTGGGTGTGCGGGCGACGCGGAGTTCGAGTTCGGCGGGCCCGGCGGGCCTATGATCTCCGCCGACGAGCTCTTCCTCAACGGCCAGATCCGGCCGCTCACCCTGTCCCCGCTCCCGGATCTCGACCCCGGCTGCGACGACAACGGCGGCGACCGTGCGCCGGCGCGCGGCCGCGACCTCACGCCGCGGAGCGGATCCGTACACCGCCGCTCGCGGTCCATGTCCCCGCTCCGCAGCGCGTCCCCGCGGCTCAAGCTGTTCAATGCGCTCGTTCCAGCGCCGGATCTCGGCCCCGCCTCCGATAAGGCCGGGGCGCAGGAGGCCGCGCCGCCGGTCACCGCTTCGtcgcgctcctcctcgtcgtcctcgtcgtcctcctcctcgtcagcCTCGTCGTCCGGCCGCGGCGGGTCGCGGCGTTGGCTGTTAATCAAGGACATGCTCCTCCATCGCAGCAAGAGCGAACCCGGCAGCGGTGCCGCCCACGCGCACGACGGCCACGCGGCATCCGCTGGCGCCAAGCCCGAACGAGCGTGGCCGTTCTCGCCCTCATGGGCGTCCAGGGACAAGGTCGCCGCCAAGCTCCGCCCCGCACGCCCACCACCGGTGACGGAGGCAGCTGGCGGTAGTGGCGAGGATGCCCGGACGCGGGGGAGGGGGAAGGGCAGGCGGCGCTCCACGACGGTGGCTGCGGCCCACGAGAGGCTCTACGCGGCGCCGAACCGGGCGCAGGCGGAGGAGATGCGGCGGCGCACGTTCCTTCCCTACAGGCAGGGCCTCCTCGGCTGCCTCGGGTTCAGCTCCCGCGGCTACGGCGTGCTCCACGGGCTCACCAAAACCCTCAACCCCGTCTTCCCCCGGTGA
- the LOC133916268 gene encoding uncharacterized protein LOC133916268 isoform X2, producing the protein MGTEKGGAKIGGGSGSGGGIFNLFDWKRKSRKKLFSNSPEGAKLVKRSEETLPSRRLHSVDEDEGIGVSSFKGSSDYSCASSVTDEEGREMKAPGVVARLMGLDAMPSSGVPEPYCTPFRDTRSFRDSHSLKRSPEYSMNDQFSHVPRRVDGYMRKPLDLRAQKMPSSPIERFQIEALPPRSAKTLPMSHHRLLSPIKNPGFSSARNAAQIMEEAAKILEPRPEASSREKICSFSPARIPLRVSEPRQIIPASQRTVSLKMQSSRIPPDLPDVRFSRGQHMNRSWNSDEDIVVIRPSVDSYEINNPSCSKSNKGKSISLALQAKVNVQKREGVSGLGRNSGMQKELDEHRTNQPFRSQSNHQRNKQQKKPSLSGTSSPVLRQNNQKQNSLVSRGKVAPNKSVSTQQGRKVMAGDSSSGKIKSGSKVSKVGGRKDIVESISGDREGSSSNNKDFPQKKRLIERNSTNEKGTFVPEKPVGKLQKQVQPNVVMDEHIKRNKESKDTTDVVSFTFTSPLVKPSAGPSRLAGKWDTRSNFNLDTGCDKDDSDNKAEGLSSVGLNFVNGDALSLLLEKKLKELTSKIDPSITFTRGDTFVPATFTLEEPPTSSCSNWGSESGAFDCSPSEVKPSQYVDYCQSAQSSTKGQIFRGSKLQVEEPEECSSISNARKEREHEDLSPLSVLEPTFLSESCWSSECSGSSDGIKGYSSSSEVKNDPGNFLMNPSSVDIESKTTDSSSSASLDTSDISDVTQCSKKSRNTELEYVGDVLGNVNLATDELGSLFVNQDGSALDPLLFEKLESMNVYTQGKEPLRHRRYRRLLFDCVNECLETRRLTYFRAGYAAWSKGVAALSRSIEKEVCNEITSWKSMGEWVEDELVDKDMSSGVGTWVDFGVEAFEAGEEVETEILGSLLDEVISDMFLRRWQECNFVI; encoded by the exons ATGGGGACAGAGAAGGGTGGCGCTAAGATTGGTGGGGGCAGCGGAAGCGGCGGTGGGATCTTCAACCTGTTCGACTGGAAGCGCAAGTCACGCAAGAAGCTGTTCTCCAACTCGCCCG AGGGCGCCAAGCTTGTCAAGAGGAGCGAAGAAACCTTGCCGTCCAGGCGTCTCCACTCG gttgatgaagatgaagggATTGGCGTGTCAAGCTTCAAAGGGAGCAGCGACTACAGCTGCGCATCTTCAGTGACAGATGAGGAAGGGCGTGAGATGAAGGCACCAGGTGTCGTGGCCAGGCTCATGGGCTTGGATGCCATGCCCTCCTCTGGTGTTCCAGAGCCTTACTGCACCCCATTCCGTGACACAAGGTCGTTCAGGGATAGCCACAGCCTCAAGAGGAGCCCTGAGTACTCCATGAATGACCAATTCAGTCATGTGCCTCGGAGGGTTGATGGTTATATGAGGAAGCCATTGGATCTGAGAGCTCAAAAGATGCCGAGCAGCCCGATTGAAAGATTCCAGATAGAAGCATTACCACCAAGGTCCGCAAAGACCTTACCGATGTCTCATCACAGATTGTTGTCTCCCATCAAGAATCCAGGTTTCAGTTCAGCGCGGAATGCTGCTCAGATCATGGAGGAAGCAGCCAAGATTCTTGAGCCAAGGCCAGAAGCCAGTTCTAGGGAGAAAATCTGCTCATTCAGCCCGGCACGAATTCCTTTGAGGGTTTCGGAGCCAAGACAGATCATTCCAGCTTCTCAGAGGACTGTGTCTCTAAAGATGCAATCATCCAGGATCCCTCCTGATCTGCCAGATGTGAGGTTCTCCAGAGGGCAGCATATGAACCGGAGCTGGAACAGTGATGAAGATATTGTTGTAATCAGGCCTTCGGTTGATTCTTATGAGATTAACAATCCTAGTTGTTCAAAGAGCAACAAGGGAAAGTCTATTTCTTTGGCACTGCAGGCAAAGGTCAATGTGCAGAAGAGGGAAGGAGTAAGTGGTTTGGGGAGGAATTCTGGAATGCAGAAAGAACTTGATGAGCATAGAACAAACCAACCTTTTAGGAGTCAGTCTAATCACCAGAGGAACAAGCAGCAAAAGAAGCCATCATTATCTGGCACTTCTTCCCCTGTCCTTCGGCAAAATAATCAAAAACAGAATTCTTTGGTGAGCAGAGGCAAGGTGGCACCAAACAAATCAGTCTCAACGCAGCAAGGTAGAAAGGTGATGGCAGGAGATTCCTCTTCTGGGAAGATCAAGAGTGGAAGCAAAGTATCTAAAGTTGGTGGCAGAAAAGACATTGTGGAAAGCATAAGTGGTGATAGGGAAGGATCATCGTCAAACAACAAGGACTTCCCACAAAAGAAACGTTTGATAGAGAGGAACTCCACCAATGAGAAGGGTACATTCGTGCCTGAAAAACCAGTGGGTAAACTTCAAAAGCAGGTTCAACCTAATGTTGTTATGGATGAGCACATTAAGCGGAATAAGGAAAGTAAAGATACTACAGATGTTGTGTCATTTACCTTCACCTCACCCTTGGTCAAACCATCAGCAGGACCCTCCAGATTGGCAGGTAAGTGGGATACAAGAAGCAATTTTAATCTGGACACAGGATGTGATAAAGATGATTCAGATAACAAGGCTGAAGGGCTATCATCAGTGGGGTTGAACTTTGTAAACGGTGATGCATTAAGCCTTCTCTTAGAAAAGAAGCTTAAGGAGCTAACATCAAAAATTGATCCATCCATCACCTTCACAAGGGGTGACACATTTGTGCCTGCTACTTTTACCTTGGAAGAACCACCAACCTCCTCTTGCAGCAATTGGGGCTCAGAAAGTGGAGCATTTGACTGTAGCCCTTCTGAAGTAAAACCTTCTCAATATGTTGATTATTGCCAATCGGCTCAGTCATCTACAAAAGGCCAAATTTTCCGAGGCAGTAAATTACAG GTGGAGGAACCAGAAGAATGCAGTAGCATAAGCAATGCAAGGAAGGAACGGGAGCATGAAGATCTAAGTCCCCTCTCTGTGCTTGAGCCAACCTTTCTAAGTGAGAGTTGCTGGTCTTCCGAGTGTTCAGGCAGCAGCGATG GTATTAAGGGATATTCATCTTCTTCTGAAGTTAAGAATGACCCAGGGAATTTCTTGATGAATCCATCATCAGTTGACATTGAGTCAAAGACAACAGATTCATCCTCTTCTGCATCACTGGATACTTCAGATATCTCAGATGTCACTCAATGTTCAAAGAAATCAAGAAACACAGAGCTGGAGTACGTTGGAGATGTGCTAGGCAATGTCAACTTGGCAACGGATGAGCTGGGGTCACTCTTTGTCAATCAAGATGGATCAGCTTTGGATCCCCTCCTCTTCGAGAAATTGGAGAGCATGAATGTATATACACAAGGGAAAGAGCCTCTGCGCCATCGAAGGTACAGGCGGCTTTTGTTCGACTGCGTAAATGAATGCCTGGAGACAAGACGCCTCACCTACTTCCGGGCAGGATATGCAGCATGGAGCAAAGGGGTGGCAGCGCTGAGCAGGAGCATAGAGAAAGAAGTCTGCAACGAGATCACTAGCTGGAAGAGCATGGGAGAATGGGTGGAGGATGAGCTTGTCGACAAGGACATGAGCAGCGGGGTGGGCACATGGGTTGATTTCGGGGTGGAGGCGTTCGAGGCCGGTGAGGAGGTGGAGACTGAGATATTGGGCTCGCTGCTTGACGAGGTGATCAGCGACATGTTCTTGAGACGGTGGCAGGAGTGTAATTTTGTAATTTGA
- the LOC133914757 gene encoding uncharacterized protein LOC133914757 → MAVATVDRSKSRNIGDNKGLSRDGGKWCPIHRTNQHDFDESHIIKNKVDDKLKDAVAEYHNKQAKPDAKDDEPEFRRADQSLAHIFEGSAAYEFKRQYKAIEREVNLALTRPTQDLKWSEVLITFNQVGHPAAVLHPSRYSIMVQPTFLNINIHRTLVDPDNSLNLIFAKLLDEMGISRLELKAGAEPFHGITPNSSNMPLGQIELLVTFEEPGNFRIEKLTFDVVNFETAYNVILGHPMLGRFMTMVHYVYQTLKISGPKRVIIVKGDQRAMLKCDK, encoded by the coding sequence ATGGCTGTAGCCACAGTCGATAGGAGTAAGTCGCGCAACATCGGGGATAACAAAGGCCTGAGCCGAGatggtggaaagtggtgtcccatccatcggaccAACCAACACGACTTCGACGAAAGCCACATTATTAAAAACAAGGTAGATGATAAGCTCAAGGATGCTGTTGCTGAGTATCACAACAAACAGGCCAAACCAGATGCTAAAGACGACGAACCTGAATTTCGCAGGGCCGATCAAagcttggcacacatcttcgaAGGATCTGCCGCATATGAGTTCAAGAGACAGTACAAAGCGATCGAGAGAGAGGTCAACTTGGCTCTAACAAGGCCTACACAAGACCTTAAGTGGTCAGAGGTCCTGATCACCTTTAACCAAGTTGGCCACCCAGCTGCGGTTTTACACCCTAGTCGATACTCGATCATGGTCCAACCTACTTTTCTTAACATCAATATACATCGAACATTGGTTGATCCAGACAATTCACTTAATCTCATATTTGCAAAGTTGTTAGACGAGATGGGAATTTCAAGGTTAGAGCTCAAGGCAGGAGCTGAGCCTTTTCATGGTATAACcccaaattcatccaatatGCCCCTTGGCCAGATCGAGCTGCTAGTCACGTTTGAAGAGCCTGGCAACTTCCGTATAGAGAAGTTAACCTTTGATGTGGTGAACTTTGAGACAGCTTATAATGTGATTCTGGGCCACCCAATGCTAGGCAGGTTCATGACCATGGTGCACTACGTGtatcaaacactcaagatctcAGGCCCCAAAAGGGTTATAATTGTCAAAGGGGATCAACGTGCAATGCTCAAATGCGATAAGTAG
- the LOC133916267 gene encoding transcription factor Y1-like yields MGRAPCCEKVGLKRGRWTAEEDEILANYIAKHGEGSWRSLPKNAGLLRCGKSCRLRWIYYLRADVKRGNISKEEEDIVIKLHATLGNRWSLIASHLPGRTDNEIKNYWNSHLSRQIHTYRRTYTTGKDTTITIDISKLQTAEKRRGGRTPGRSPKSSGSGSDKTNKQADPEPEPAKSEDAPSPVSAATSAVSSPLHSDGARSAVVDPDQNQRNSSGGGGNNPNGPCNEDATGPLVLDTLDLGLLEAESEMEALLSRDGIGVGDSSFTGLNAVGQAQVDDLFDMDWDGFAAHLWGDLTQNDQSGLLQTGEPQAEGCNSDELESFATWLLSDSF; encoded by the exons ATGGGGAGGGCGCCGTGCTGCGAGAAGGTGGGGCTGAAGCGGGGAAGGTGGAcggcggaggaggacgagatACTCGCCAACTACATTGCCAAGCACGGCGAGGGATCCTGGAGGTCGCTGCCCAAGAATGCAG GGCTGCTGAGGTGCGGCAAGAGCTGTCGGTTGCGGTGGATCTACTACCTGAGAGCCGACGTGAAGAGGGGGAACATCTCCAAGGAGGAAGAGGACATCGTCATCAAGCTCCATGCCACCCTTGGGAACAG GTGGTCACTGATCGCCAGCCACCTCCCGGGTCGAACGgacaacgagatcaagaacTACTGGAACTCGCACCTCAGCCGGCAGATCCACACGTACCGGCGGACCTACACCACCGGCAAAGACACCACTATCACCATCGACATCAGCAAGCTGCAGACCGCCGAGAagcggcgcgggggccggacCCCCGGCCGCTCGCCCAagagcagcggcagcggcagcgacaAAACCAACAAGCAGGCGGATCCCGAGCCTGAACCGGCCAAGTCGGAAGACGCCCCAAGCCCGGTTAGCGCCGCGACGTCCGCGGTATCGAGCCCGCTGCACAGCGACGGTGCGCGGAGCGCCGTGGTCGACCCGGACCAGAACCAGCGCaacagcagcggcggcggcggcaacaacCCCAACGGACCTTGCAACGAGGACGCGACCGGGCCGTTAGTGTTGGACACACTAGATCTTGGGCTCTTGGAGGCTGAGAGCGAGATGGAGGCCCTGCTGTCGAGGGATGGCATTGGGGTTGGAGACAGTTCGTTCACGGGGCTCAACGCGGTAGGCCAGGCCCAGGTGGACGATCTGTTCGACATGGATTGGGACGGCTTCGCGGCCCATCTCTGGGGCGATCTGACCCAGAACGACCAGAGCGGGCTGCTCCAGACCGGTGAGCCGCAGGCCGAAGGCTGCAACTCGGACGAGCTCGAGTCGTTCGCGACCTGGCTCCTGTCAGACTCGTTCTGA
- the LOC133916268 gene encoding uncharacterized protein LOC133916268 isoform X1 encodes MGTEKGGAKIGGGSGSGGGIFNLFDWKRKSRKKLFSNSPVEGAKLVKRSEETLPSRRLHSVDEDEGIGVSSFKGSSDYSCASSVTDEEGREMKAPGVVARLMGLDAMPSSGVPEPYCTPFRDTRSFRDSHSLKRSPEYSMNDQFSHVPRRVDGYMRKPLDLRAQKMPSSPIERFQIEALPPRSAKTLPMSHHRLLSPIKNPGFSSARNAAQIMEEAAKILEPRPEASSREKICSFSPARIPLRVSEPRQIIPASQRTVSLKMQSSRIPPDLPDVRFSRGQHMNRSWNSDEDIVVIRPSVDSYEINNPSCSKSNKGKSISLALQAKVNVQKREGVSGLGRNSGMQKELDEHRTNQPFRSQSNHQRNKQQKKPSLSGTSSPVLRQNNQKQNSLVSRGKVAPNKSVSTQQGRKVMAGDSSSGKIKSGSKVSKVGGRKDIVESISGDREGSSSNNKDFPQKKRLIERNSTNEKGTFVPEKPVGKLQKQVQPNVVMDEHIKRNKESKDTTDVVSFTFTSPLVKPSAGPSRLAGKWDTRSNFNLDTGCDKDDSDNKAEGLSSVGLNFVNGDALSLLLEKKLKELTSKIDPSITFTRGDTFVPATFTLEEPPTSSCSNWGSESGAFDCSPSEVKPSQYVDYCQSAQSSTKGQIFRGSKLQVEEPEECSSISNARKEREHEDLSPLSVLEPTFLSESCWSSECSGSSDGIKGYSSSSEVKNDPGNFLMNPSSVDIESKTTDSSSSASLDTSDISDVTQCSKKSRNTELEYVGDVLGNVNLATDELGSLFVNQDGSALDPLLFEKLESMNVYTQGKEPLRHRRYRRLLFDCVNECLETRRLTYFRAGYAAWSKGVAALSRSIEKEVCNEITSWKSMGEWVEDELVDKDMSSGVGTWVDFGVEAFEAGEEVETEILGSLLDEVISDMFLRRWQECNFVI; translated from the exons ATGGGGACAGAGAAGGGTGGCGCTAAGATTGGTGGGGGCAGCGGAAGCGGCGGTGGGATCTTCAACCTGTTCGACTGGAAGCGCAAGTCACGCAAGAAGCTGTTCTCCAACTCGCCCG TAGAGGGCGCCAAGCTTGTCAAGAGGAGCGAAGAAACCTTGCCGTCCAGGCGTCTCCACTCG gttgatgaagatgaagggATTGGCGTGTCAAGCTTCAAAGGGAGCAGCGACTACAGCTGCGCATCTTCAGTGACAGATGAGGAAGGGCGTGAGATGAAGGCACCAGGTGTCGTGGCCAGGCTCATGGGCTTGGATGCCATGCCCTCCTCTGGTGTTCCAGAGCCTTACTGCACCCCATTCCGTGACACAAGGTCGTTCAGGGATAGCCACAGCCTCAAGAGGAGCCCTGAGTACTCCATGAATGACCAATTCAGTCATGTGCCTCGGAGGGTTGATGGTTATATGAGGAAGCCATTGGATCTGAGAGCTCAAAAGATGCCGAGCAGCCCGATTGAAAGATTCCAGATAGAAGCATTACCACCAAGGTCCGCAAAGACCTTACCGATGTCTCATCACAGATTGTTGTCTCCCATCAAGAATCCAGGTTTCAGTTCAGCGCGGAATGCTGCTCAGATCATGGAGGAAGCAGCCAAGATTCTTGAGCCAAGGCCAGAAGCCAGTTCTAGGGAGAAAATCTGCTCATTCAGCCCGGCACGAATTCCTTTGAGGGTTTCGGAGCCAAGACAGATCATTCCAGCTTCTCAGAGGACTGTGTCTCTAAAGATGCAATCATCCAGGATCCCTCCTGATCTGCCAGATGTGAGGTTCTCCAGAGGGCAGCATATGAACCGGAGCTGGAACAGTGATGAAGATATTGTTGTAATCAGGCCTTCGGTTGATTCTTATGAGATTAACAATCCTAGTTGTTCAAAGAGCAACAAGGGAAAGTCTATTTCTTTGGCACTGCAGGCAAAGGTCAATGTGCAGAAGAGGGAAGGAGTAAGTGGTTTGGGGAGGAATTCTGGAATGCAGAAAGAACTTGATGAGCATAGAACAAACCAACCTTTTAGGAGTCAGTCTAATCACCAGAGGAACAAGCAGCAAAAGAAGCCATCATTATCTGGCACTTCTTCCCCTGTCCTTCGGCAAAATAATCAAAAACAGAATTCTTTGGTGAGCAGAGGCAAGGTGGCACCAAACAAATCAGTCTCAACGCAGCAAGGTAGAAAGGTGATGGCAGGAGATTCCTCTTCTGGGAAGATCAAGAGTGGAAGCAAAGTATCTAAAGTTGGTGGCAGAAAAGACATTGTGGAAAGCATAAGTGGTGATAGGGAAGGATCATCGTCAAACAACAAGGACTTCCCACAAAAGAAACGTTTGATAGAGAGGAACTCCACCAATGAGAAGGGTACATTCGTGCCTGAAAAACCAGTGGGTAAACTTCAAAAGCAGGTTCAACCTAATGTTGTTATGGATGAGCACATTAAGCGGAATAAGGAAAGTAAAGATACTACAGATGTTGTGTCATTTACCTTCACCTCACCCTTGGTCAAACCATCAGCAGGACCCTCCAGATTGGCAGGTAAGTGGGATACAAGAAGCAATTTTAATCTGGACACAGGATGTGATAAAGATGATTCAGATAACAAGGCTGAAGGGCTATCATCAGTGGGGTTGAACTTTGTAAACGGTGATGCATTAAGCCTTCTCTTAGAAAAGAAGCTTAAGGAGCTAACATCAAAAATTGATCCATCCATCACCTTCACAAGGGGTGACACATTTGTGCCTGCTACTTTTACCTTGGAAGAACCACCAACCTCCTCTTGCAGCAATTGGGGCTCAGAAAGTGGAGCATTTGACTGTAGCCCTTCTGAAGTAAAACCTTCTCAATATGTTGATTATTGCCAATCGGCTCAGTCATCTACAAAAGGCCAAATTTTCCGAGGCAGTAAATTACAG GTGGAGGAACCAGAAGAATGCAGTAGCATAAGCAATGCAAGGAAGGAACGGGAGCATGAAGATCTAAGTCCCCTCTCTGTGCTTGAGCCAACCTTTCTAAGTGAGAGTTGCTGGTCTTCCGAGTGTTCAGGCAGCAGCGATG GTATTAAGGGATATTCATCTTCTTCTGAAGTTAAGAATGACCCAGGGAATTTCTTGATGAATCCATCATCAGTTGACATTGAGTCAAAGACAACAGATTCATCCTCTTCTGCATCACTGGATACTTCAGATATCTCAGATGTCACTCAATGTTCAAAGAAATCAAGAAACACAGAGCTGGAGTACGTTGGAGATGTGCTAGGCAATGTCAACTTGGCAACGGATGAGCTGGGGTCACTCTTTGTCAATCAAGATGGATCAGCTTTGGATCCCCTCCTCTTCGAGAAATTGGAGAGCATGAATGTATATACACAAGGGAAAGAGCCTCTGCGCCATCGAAGGTACAGGCGGCTTTTGTTCGACTGCGTAAATGAATGCCTGGAGACAAGACGCCTCACCTACTTCCGGGCAGGATATGCAGCATGGAGCAAAGGGGTGGCAGCGCTGAGCAGGAGCATAGAGAAAGAAGTCTGCAACGAGATCACTAGCTGGAAGAGCATGGGAGAATGGGTGGAGGATGAGCTTGTCGACAAGGACATGAGCAGCGGGGTGGGCACATGGGTTGATTTCGGGGTGGAGGCGTTCGAGGCCGGTGAGGAGGTGGAGACTGAGATATTGGGCTCGCTGCTTGACGAGGTGATCAGCGACATGTTCTTGAGACGGTGGCAGGAGTGTAATTTTGTAATTTGA